From Alteribacter lacisalsi, a single genomic window includes:
- the ytvI gene encoding sporulation integral membrane protein YtvI — protein sequence MTKQQVYILLRALGFAVVLLCSLWLLGQVFRLTYPFVIAAVLVWPLLPLVRVLRKKLRFPNGLAVLVALLVGVTTVGGLFTGLTFLAIFGIQQITKYAPGWFETASVHMQEFFNETILPLWNEVTGVVSNLTPEQQQALQESITALGTQAGEVLGQFGQRLADALRQLLILVPSSLIIILFILLSFYFIGKDWGAMRRSVVSFFSAAVLRKLRLFGAAFRVRVFGFIRAQLILMALTSVIVLIGLTIIGVDQAVTLAIVVGIAEILPYLGSGTILIPWAIYLFIVGDLTLGIGVSIVYAVTLIARQSLEPKILSSSMNLHPLAVLVSLFAGFQLFGAFGLFLGPLILVILVILQDIGVLAALKQFIVHGFKEKKQEQKR from the coding sequence ATGACAAAACAGCAGGTATACATACTTCTGAGAGCACTCGGTTTTGCCGTTGTGCTTCTATGTTCTCTTTGGCTTCTCGGACAGGTCTTCCGCCTCACCTATCCCTTTGTGATTGCGGCTGTTCTCGTCTGGCCCCTGCTTCCGCTTGTCAGGGTGCTGCGGAAAAAGCTGCGTTTCCCAAACGGACTGGCGGTTCTCGTCGCCCTGCTTGTAGGCGTGACAACGGTAGGCGGATTGTTTACCGGCCTGACCTTTCTGGCCATTTTCGGCATTCAGCAGATTACTAAATATGCGCCGGGCTGGTTCGAAACGGCTTCAGTACATATGCAGGAATTTTTTAATGAAACGATCCTTCCTCTATGGAATGAAGTGACAGGTGTTGTATCCAATCTGACACCGGAACAGCAGCAGGCCCTTCAGGAGAGCATTACCGCGCTTGGTACACAGGCCGGTGAGGTTCTGGGCCAGTTCGGTCAGCGTCTGGCAGATGCCCTCAGACAGCTGCTCATTCTCGTACCTTCGTCACTTATCATTATTTTATTTATCCTCCTGAGCTTTTACTTTATCGGGAAAGACTGGGGAGCGATGCGCCGGTCAGTCGTTTCTTTCTTTTCAGCGGCGGTCCTCAGAAAGCTTCGACTGTTCGGCGCTGCATTCAGAGTCCGAGTATTCGGTTTTATCCGGGCCCAGCTGATTTTGATGGCTCTTACAAGTGTGATCGTTCTTATCGGACTGACGATCATCGGCGTCGACCAGGCTGTGACACTCGCAATAGTGGTGGGGATTGCGGAAATTCTTCCTTACCTTGGCTCAGGAACCATTCTGATCCCGTGGGCCATTTACCTGTTTATTGTCGGGGATCTCACACTCGGTATTGGGGTGTCGATTGTTTATGCTGTTACGCTCATCGCACGGCAGTCCCTTGAACCTAAAATTCTCAGTTCAAGTATGAACCTTCACCCTCTTGCCGTGCTCGTGTCTCTTTTTGCCGGGTTTCAGCTGTTCGGCGCCTTCGGGCTGTTTCTCGGACCGCTCATTCTCGTCATCCTGGTGATTCTACAGGACATCGGTGTACTCGCCGCCTTAAAACAATTTATTGTGCATGGATTTAAAGAAAAAAAACAGGAACAAAAGCGCTGA
- a CDS encoding diacylglycerol/lipid kinase family protein gives MYERVLLLYNGNAGQREIERHLETITGVLAAKADELTLKRTKRKGHAEEICREHGEDADLVCILGGDGTVHECINGLAELKDPPIAAILPGGTCNDFSRSLGIPQNMKQAAETIAEGKTEKVDILKANDRWVSNFVGLGLITDASQNIDDQLKGTFGRLSYYLSAFKTAREAKLFGYSLKLPDRKITDQAVMILAANGNYIGTNQLPALHENLNDGQMNFFVLREAGLSLLRNFLQNKDLNEWDRNNPAFDFLETDEVEIETEEPMKLDMDGEVYEETPVKIKVYREHLTFIRGEEH, from the coding sequence ATGTATGAACGGGTGTTACTTCTTTACAATGGAAATGCAGGTCAAAGAGAAATAGAACGGCATCTTGAAACGATTACAGGGGTGCTGGCTGCCAAGGCAGATGAACTGACACTGAAGCGGACGAAGCGGAAAGGACACGCGGAAGAAATATGCAGGGAGCATGGGGAGGATGCAGACCTTGTCTGTATTCTTGGCGGGGACGGGACTGTCCATGAATGTATCAACGGTCTTGCAGAACTGAAGGACCCTCCAATCGCAGCCATTCTTCCGGGAGGCACGTGCAATGACTTTTCCCGCTCTCTCGGAATTCCACAGAATATGAAACAGGCAGCTGAAACGATCGCAGAAGGAAAAACGGAAAAAGTAGACATTTTGAAAGCCAACGACCGCTGGGTTAGCAATTTTGTCGGACTTGGCCTGATCACCGATGCTTCGCAGAACATCGATGATCAGCTGAAAGGCACATTCGGGCGGCTCAGCTATTACCTGAGTGCTTTCAAAACCGCCCGGGAGGCAAAACTGTTCGGTTATTCCCTGAAACTGCCTGACAGAAAGATTACAGACCAGGCGGTTATGATTCTGGCTGCAAACGGCAACTATATCGGCACCAATCAGCTGCCTGCTCTTCACGAAAATCTGAACGACGGGCAGATGAACTTTTTCGTTCTCCGTGAGGCTGGTCTCTCTCTGCTCCGGAATTTTCTTCAGAACAAAGATCTAAACGAATGGGACAGAAATAACCCTGCATTTGATTTTCTTGAAACAGACGAAGTTGAAATTGAAACAGAAGAACCGATGAAGCTTGATATGGATGGGGAGGTTTACGAAGAAACACCGGTGAAAATTAAAGTTTACCGGGAGCACCTGACGTTTATCAGGGGCGAGGAACATTAA
- a CDS encoding glycosyltransferase produces MMFTLVMAIVLLAVTVIASQWYRGIRQMPIVRHEVTGSKREVSYKPQSISVIIAAKDEEEKIADTVDSLFSQTCAAHEVIVVNDRSADRTGDILDRLKRDRYPDLRVIHIESLPAGWLGKNHALYQGWLASSGEWLLFADADILFFPDALEKAGSFAFRQGLDHLALLPHNIGGTLWYRIFYTFWSIIGVWNFVAAGHAGVGAFNLMKRSVYEAAGTHEAIALRPDDDIKLGGKIKEAGYAQQLGFGNGLIFIQWYDSLRAMIRGLEKNLFAFMQYRLWMVAAATVGVLALHVLPFAAVFVPVLPAQILGATVLLIFAGMFLLNRRYFYHPFWYVLTVPLSAVIFLYCLWRSTVKTLAAGGVEWRGTKYSLKELRKREK; encoded by the coding sequence ATGATGTTTACACTGGTTATGGCTATCGTCCTCCTGGCTGTCACTGTAATTGCCAGTCAGTGGTACCGGGGCATTCGGCAGATGCCTATAGTCAGGCATGAAGTTACCGGGAGCAAAAGGGAAGTTTCATATAAACCTCAATCAATTTCCGTCATCATTGCGGCAAAAGATGAGGAAGAGAAGATTGCCGATACGGTGGACTCGCTCTTTTCCCAGACCTGTGCCGCTCATGAAGTGATCGTCGTAAACGACCGGTCCGCTGACAGAACCGGAGACATTCTGGATCGGTTAAAGCGTGATCGTTATCCTGACCTGCGTGTGATTCATATCGAGTCGCTCCCTGCAGGCTGGCTCGGCAAAAATCACGCCCTCTATCAGGGATGGCTGGCTTCGTCAGGGGAATGGCTTCTTTTTGCCGATGCGGACATTCTCTTTTTCCCCGATGCCCTTGAGAAAGCCGGCAGTTTTGCTTTCCGGCAAGGCCTCGATCACCTGGCACTCCTGCCCCATAATATTGGCGGGACGCTTTGGTACCGGATATTTTACACGTTCTGGAGCATTATCGGCGTGTGGAATTTCGTCGCTGCAGGTCATGCAGGAGTTGGGGCGTTCAACCTGATGAAGCGGTCTGTTTATGAAGCAGCCGGTACTCACGAGGCGATCGCCCTGCGTCCGGACGATGATATTAAGCTTGGTGGAAAGATTAAGGAGGCCGGATACGCTCAGCAGCTCGGGTTCGGCAACGGGCTGATTTTTATCCAGTGGTATGATTCTCTCCGGGCAATGATCAGGGGGCTGGAAAAAAACCTGTTCGCGTTTATGCAGTACCGGCTCTGGATGGTCGCTGCGGCAACAGTTGGTGTGCTGGCGCTTCACGTGCTGCCGTTTGCTGCCGTTTTTGTGCCTGTCTTACCGGCACAGATCCTCGGAGCCACCGTCCTGCTCATTTTTGCCGGTATGTTTCTCTTAAACAGACGGTACTTTTATCATCCTTTCTGGTACGTGTTAACCGTTCCGCTGAGCGCGGTAATTTTTCTTTACTGTCTCTGGCGCTCCACTGTGAAAACCCTTGCTGCAGGGGGCGTGGAATGGCGGGGGACGAAGTACAGCCTGAAGGAGCTGCGTAAAAGGGAAAAATAA
- a CDS encoding YjcZ family sporulation protein: MSWGNFGGSFVLVIFILLVIIGCACYNGGQVGGAGYGCGCGW, from the coding sequence ATGAGCTGGGGTAATTTTGGCGGATCGTTTGTTCTTGTCATCTTCATTCTTCTGGTGATCATCGGCTGTGCATGCTATAACGGCGGTCAGGTTGGCGGTGCCGGATACGGTTGCGGATGCGGCTGGTAA
- a CDS encoding ICP22 family protein — protein sequence MVEMMKKHGLWAVCFTVFITVVLMMTVQSGDDRAAEAQEDKEEGQEEMQEDTEDAAENENDSVENQEATEEDEADGSEDENGEQGTDDGAEESEEGVEAEEQDEEGDREDSAPSAGMNGETVAYQAGMELQTNSVIADAHDYLNKITGWGRLESVVTSELIMTPAWQKLKENQAFMESEGFAVSAAKRDIERAGQLIMIVETEGDKDALLFLHRLLHDLDIHINESEGQHFGVTEAFGGEGEAQGLSLYVNRYAGE from the coding sequence ATGGTGGAGATGATGAAGAAGCACGGGTTGTGGGCCGTCTGTTTTACTGTTTTTATTACCGTTGTTCTGATGATGACAGTTCAGTCTGGGGACGACCGGGCAGCAGAGGCGCAGGAGGATAAGGAGGAAGGGCAGGAAGAGATGCAGGAGGACACGGAAGACGCGGCAGAAAACGAAAATGACTCTGTGGAAAACCAGGAAGCCACCGAAGAGGACGAAGCAGACGGATCTGAAGATGAAAACGGAGAACAGGGAACAGATGACGGTGCAGAAGAATCAGAAGAAGGCGTTGAAGCGGAGGAACAGGATGAAGAAGGAGACCGGGAAGACAGCGCACCTTCTGCAGGGATGAATGGAGAGACGGTTGCCTATCAGGCGGGGATGGAACTCCAGACAAACAGCGTCATTGCTGATGCCCACGACTATCTGAATAAAATCACAGGCTGGGGACGGCTCGAGTCGGTCGTCACGTCGGAGCTGATCATGACGCCCGCCTGGCAGAAGCTTAAAGAAAATCAGGCATTTATGGAGTCGGAAGGGTTTGCAGTGTCCGCGGCAAAGCGGGACATCGAACGGGCCGGACAGCTGATCATGATTGTGGAAACGGAAGGAGACAAGGATGCTCTTCTTTTCCTACATCGACTGCTTCATGATCTCGATATTCATATTAACGAATCGGAAGGACAGCATTTCGGTGTGACGGAAGCATTTGGAGGCGAAGGAGAAGCACAGGGTCTTTCCCTTTATGTGAATCGTTATGCCGGTGAATGA
- a CDS encoding DUF2935 domain-containing protein, producing MSRMYEKTARFEHDFWLQVMGDHARFIEDSFPVTESEDAAIAREYKESYDQLLRKTERVSDFRRFSREAGRLTDQFRDFKLSIIRRHLEGEIRTHLPPTFLNHMVNELEEYQLVLSYLERGEEPPVFHELHHHLVWLLDAAGHATAIAGSLDMVEKRLQKKGDEFAGTFEDFYIKAVELSGYLRSNVESFPALRRMNEDVKLEIELFKGFLQEIEEMELSNELLSTFSPLMADHMAREECYYLMKIAETGGLPAPECDPSAPRIQDGM from the coding sequence ATGAGCAGAATGTACGAGAAGACGGCCCGGTTTGAGCATGATTTCTGGCTGCAGGTGATGGGCGATCATGCGCGGTTCATTGAAGATTCTTTTCCGGTTACCGAAAGCGAGGATGCGGCAATTGCCAGAGAATACAAAGAAAGCTATGATCAGCTTCTCAGAAAGACGGAACGGGTGAGTGATTTCAGGCGTTTTTCAAGGGAAGCCGGCAGATTGACCGACCAGTTCAGGGACTTTAAGCTGTCAATCATCAGGAGGCACCTTGAAGGGGAGATCCGGACACACCTTCCCCCTACATTTCTTAATCATATGGTGAACGAACTGGAAGAATACCAGCTCGTTTTATCCTACCTTGAACGGGGGGAAGAACCTCCTGTCTTTCATGAACTGCACCATCACCTCGTCTGGCTCCTGGATGCAGCGGGACACGCGACCGCGATTGCCGGAAGCCTGGATATGGTTGAAAAAAGACTTCAGAAAAAAGGAGACGAGTTTGCAGGCACCTTCGAGGACTTTTATATTAAAGCGGTCGAGCTGTCCGGCTACCTGCGTTCAAATGTCGAGTCCTTTCCGGCACTGAGGCGGATGAATGAGGACGTAAAGCTTGAAATTGAGCTTTTTAAAGGGTTTCTGCAGGAAATTGAGGAGATGGAGCTGTCTAATGAGCTGCTGAGTACCTTTTCACCGCTTATGGCAGACCACATGGCACGGGAAGAATGCTATTACCTAATGAAAATCGCAGAAACAGGCGGTCTGCCAGCCCCGGAGTGTGATCCGTCAGCACCGCGGATTCAGGACGGAATGTAA
- a CDS encoding nucleoside hydrolase, giving the protein MSRNTPSNDGRSPSEKKHVLLFCDPGIDDAVAIYYAHYHPDIELVGIVAEYGNTTTENAYRNTLYLQEVLGMHIPVYRGAKGPMTGREAKPHHDIHGPYGLGTINTKENVDVEVPENFFDIIDLIRAYSGRLTIVTTGRLTSLATLCLYYHDLMCEKVKEIVCMAGAFFVPGNVTPLAEANVFEDPVAAKLVIDHAPMLTIIPLNVTDQLLVPMSMIRELEEEYGYEFLTALIQYYYDFYEAATIDQLLGTPLHDVVAFSALMNPEFFTFVTYRVYVEAQGTETAGVTFPDVRVLEDLPEAPTHLVAIQANEAAFLADFKRVMEGKR; this is encoded by the coding sequence ATGAGTCGGAACACCCCATCAAATGATGGCAGAAGCCCCAGTGAAAAAAAGCATGTTCTCCTTTTCTGTGATCCGGGTATCGACGATGCGGTAGCCATCTATTATGCCCACTACCATCCGGATATTGAACTTGTAGGCATAGTCGCCGAGTACGGAAATACCACAACGGAGAACGCCTACAGGAACACGCTTTATTTACAGGAAGTCCTTGGCATGCATATCCCCGTCTACCGGGGTGCCAAGGGGCCGATGACCGGAAGAGAAGCAAAGCCGCACCATGATATTCACGGCCCGTACGGACTCGGAACAATAAATACAAAAGAAAACGTCGATGTTGAGGTTCCGGAGAATTTCTTTGACATCATTGATCTGATTAGGGCGTACAGCGGCAGACTGACAATTGTAACGACAGGCCGTCTCACGTCTCTTGCCACTCTATGCCTGTATTATCATGATCTAATGTGTGAAAAAGTAAAGGAAATTGTCTGTATGGCAGGGGCCTTTTTCGTCCCGGGCAATGTGACACCGCTTGCTGAGGCAAATGTCTTTGAGGATCCGGTCGCAGCCAAGCTTGTGATCGACCATGCCCCGATGCTCACAATCATACCGCTTAATGTAACCGATCAGCTTCTTGTACCGATGAGCATGATTCGGGAACTGGAAGAAGAATACGGCTATGAGTTTCTGACAGCACTGATACAGTATTACTATGACTTTTACGAAGCGGCAACCATTGATCAGCTGCTCGGGACACCTCTTCATGATGTTGTCGCATTCAGCGCTTTGATGAATCCTGAGTTTTTCACTTTCGTAACGTACAGGGTATATGTTGAGGCCCAGGGAACGGAAACGGCCGGTGTCACTTTTCCGGACGTCAGAGTACTCGAAGATCTGCCCGAAGCACCTACACATCTTGTGGCCATTCAGGCAAATGAAGCTGCATTCCTCGCGGACTTTAAGAGGGTTATGGAAGGAAAAAGATAG
- a CDS encoding voltage-gated chloride channel family protein, protein MLSSFLIGFFILLLVLSFTYLIYCLIAIREALFTAFSLFYAIVAASVFLLPASVGDGIIGLFLSAILLFAFFWITWIVTGIKKKKEWHLHLAGMAAATILFIVSLASDTYLPAAFLFTFVGFSVLAGGALPIIFIGRFVRKKFFSTEEVSTKESEPEFVQDEEPAPAAEVMKDAALAPEHSLPETGTDEKEHVHTEPENGTEPFLAAAAEEETVTADEHDGLDRPTSPSPFSGKKTARLAERVNHEKWKMFSLSDTKGSKEVKRAMWELPGMLYQTPSPRCGEIWACYHVTFFSLQQSLPVEYNGTEYYVFGDRPKDEDQHFTRFKVTDTGYSTTDWRETAQNVYRRFFQVSLAQSLLLPLAQIRKGPESVSLPGQSGEIRDLIEKLNGFAARKDWFTSRIDELKDALSPVAASQNLSEEIYRPFEKASAFLFEEYTDRLDFLAAREGLIADTLNSGTHDHETEELLSSFYLELLYYRHVISHYTAQSLILSHHTPLVELADAHFDSHWIDQESVKSPILTKAEVRKPLLLDLTGALIWLALLPTALYTFFISGHWPILIGVAVVHWDLYNYFAILARTKRGDMKEKVERSVNGGELKEHVLYEYDRVYSRAWVHSWLGFALVVGLTALVSFLFTGGLFERFNQFMIVSVLIYIYAGLVKPLFTKYRFRVTEKTVSYSYREYIPETIRQIELQPLSRTIDIHMVSSASLHLKFRDSFEFEKAERAVKFWSNQNAVLFKQDSEHAKSRPYL, encoded by the coding sequence GTGCTTTCCAGTTTCTTAATTGGTTTTTTTATTCTTCTGCTCGTCCTGTCTTTTACGTATCTCATTTACTGTCTTATTGCCATAAGAGAAGCTCTTTTTACCGCTTTTTCACTTTTTTACGCGATCGTTGCTGCTTCCGTCTTCCTCCTGCCTGCTTCCGTTGGAGACGGGATAATCGGGTTATTCCTGAGTGCGATTCTGCTGTTTGCTTTTTTCTGGATCACATGGATTGTCACAGGGATAAAAAAGAAAAAAGAATGGCATCTGCATTTAGCCGGAATGGCTGCAGCCACAATCCTTTTCATTGTTTCCCTTGCATCAGACACTTATCTGCCGGCTGCTTTCCTTTTTACTTTTGTGGGGTTTTCCGTTTTGGCCGGCGGAGCACTTCCGATTATTTTCATTGGAAGGTTTGTGAGGAAGAAATTTTTCAGTACGGAAGAGGTTTCAACAAAAGAATCCGAACCTGAATTCGTGCAGGACGAAGAGCCTGCACCGGCAGCGGAGGTAATGAAGGATGCCGCTCTTGCTCCCGAACATTCACTGCCGGAAACAGGGACTGATGAAAAAGAGCATGTCCATACTGAACCTGAAAACGGGACCGAACCGTTTCTGGCCGCTGCGGCTGAGGAAGAGACGGTGACAGCTGATGAACATGACGGGCTGGACAGGCCCACTTCCCCTTCACCTTTCTCAGGAAAGAAAACAGCCAGGCTGGCCGAACGAGTCAACCATGAAAAATGGAAAATGTTCTCCCTCTCAGACACTAAGGGATCAAAAGAAGTGAAGAGAGCCATGTGGGAGCTGCCGGGAATGCTTTATCAGACCCCCTCACCGCGGTGCGGGGAAATCTGGGCATGCTATCACGTTACTTTCTTCTCACTTCAGCAGTCCCTCCCTGTTGAATACAACGGTACTGAATATTATGTGTTTGGTGACCGGCCCAAAGACGAGGACCAGCATTTCACCCGGTTTAAGGTTACCGATACAGGTTACTCGACAACGGACTGGAGGGAAACAGCCCAAAACGTATACAGGCGTTTTTTCCAGGTGTCACTCGCCCAGTCGCTTCTCCTGCCTCTCGCGCAGATCAGGAAAGGCCCTGAATCGGTCTCGCTGCCGGGTCAGAGTGGGGAGATTCGGGATCTGATTGAAAAATTGAACGGGTTTGCCGCCCGTAAAGACTGGTTCACCAGCCGGATTGACGAATTAAAGGACGCACTTTCTCCGGTCGCCGCGTCTCAGAACCTATCGGAGGAGATTTACAGGCCCTTTGAAAAGGCTTCTGCTTTTCTCTTTGAGGAATACACAGACCGTCTGGACTTTCTTGCAGCCCGTGAAGGGCTGATCGCTGATACACTCAACAGCGGCACGCATGATCATGAAACAGAAGAACTGCTCTCGTCCTTCTATCTCGAACTGCTGTATTACCGTCACGTAATCAGCCACTATACAGCACAGAGCCTGATACTGAGCCATCATACCCCGTTGGTGGAACTTGCGGATGCCCATTTTGACAGCCACTGGATTGACCAGGAAAGCGTAAAAAGTCCAATCTTAACAAAAGCAGAAGTGAGAAAACCTCTTCTTCTTGATCTTACAGGAGCACTCATCTGGCTAGCTCTGCTTCCCACAGCTCTTTACACTTTCTTCATCTCTGGTCACTGGCCGATCCTGATCGGGGTTGCGGTGGTGCACTGGGATTTGTACAACTATTTTGCCATTCTGGCCCGCACAAAACGGGGGGATATGAAGGAAAAGGTGGAGCGTTCTGTTAACGGAGGCGAACTGAAAGAGCACGTCCTCTATGAATATGACCGGGTTTACAGCCGGGCATGGGTTCATTCCTGGCTTGGGTTTGCCCTGGTGGTCGGTTTAACTGCCCTTGTCAGTTTTCTGTTCACCGGCGGCCTTTTCGAACGATTTAACCAGTTCATGATTGTCAGTGTGCTTATTTACATTTACGCCGGCCTCGTGAAGCCACTTTTCACGAAGTACCGCTTCAGGGTAACAGAAAAAACCGTATCCTATTCCTATCGAGAATACATTCCGGAAACGATCAGACAGATTGAACTGCAGCCGTTGAGCCGGACCATTGATATTCACATGGTGAGCAGCGCCTCCCTTCATCTGAAATTCAGGGACAGCTTCGAGTTTGAAAAAGCCGAACGGGCTGTGAAGTTCTGGTCTAACCAGAACGCTGTCCTTTTTAAACAGGATTCTGAACACGCAAAAAGCAGACCTTATCTTTAA
- a CDS encoding DUF192 domain-containing protein has protein sequence MDIETNRKDVKMVLINKKNHKVIIKDVWRAGSFSARHLGLIGKRSFSEKALAIPKCSQVHTFFMRFPIDILFMDKQNIVVGKQVGLKPWRLSARVKGAAYVIEAEAGSFGDDIVINGDQVVILIPDDQKQTKEGSA, from the coding sequence TTGGATATTGAAACAAACCGCAAGGATGTGAAGATGGTGCTCATCAATAAAAAAAATCACAAAGTCATAATAAAAGACGTTTGGAGGGCTGGTTCCTTTTCAGCTAGGCATCTGGGGCTGATTGGTAAACGGTCGTTCTCCGAAAAAGCTCTGGCAATCCCGAAATGCAGCCAGGTTCACACGTTTTTTATGAGATTTCCGATCGATATCCTGTTCATGGATAAGCAGAATATTGTCGTCGGGAAGCAAGTTGGTCTAAAGCCGTGGCGCCTATCTGCCAGAGTTAAGGGAGCGGCCTATGTTATTGAAGCAGAAGCTGGCTCCTTTGGTGATGATATCGTCATAAATGGTGATCAGGTTGTCATTCTGATTCCCGATGATCAAAAACAAACCAAGGAGGGATCCGCATGA
- the cpaB gene encoding Flp pilus assembly protein CpaB: MIGKISWRIVIILASAAMIAFFTYSYLNSLQDTTTVYVYAEDIPVRGEITADHIEEVEVQMQAAEALATGSISSPDEVTGAIALHEIDQGTIVRLDERAMVFPEERQMYLQASGGLDLSAFVPMDMRLVTVALPPEAVVDNSLKPNDWVDIIYTWTDPVDTSIVHTETILQQIEVFNVERLSIESDMGKEGISQHVTLLVNPQQAVELTHAKRYGTIDLTLNPWNGEQEETNRVNNNR; this comes from the coding sequence ATGATTGGAAAAATCAGCTGGCGAATTGTCATTATTCTGGCAAGTGCCGCCATGATTGCGTTTTTCACTTATTCGTATTTAAACAGTCTGCAGGATACTACCACGGTTTACGTGTATGCAGAGGATATTCCAGTCCGTGGTGAAATAACAGCAGACCATATCGAAGAAGTCGAAGTACAGATGCAGGCTGCGGAGGCTCTTGCCACAGGGAGCATCTCTTCTCCGGACGAAGTGACTGGTGCGATCGCTCTGCATGAAATTGACCAGGGTACCATTGTCAGGCTGGATGAGAGAGCAATGGTGTTTCCGGAGGAGCGGCAAATGTATTTGCAGGCCTCAGGAGGACTGGATCTATCCGCTTTTGTACCAATGGATATGAGGCTTGTAACGGTGGCTCTGCCGCCTGAGGCAGTTGTTGACAATTCTCTGAAGCCGAACGACTGGGTGGATATCATATATACGTGGACCGATCCTGTGGATACATCGATAGTGCATACGGAGACAATCCTGCAGCAGATTGAAGTGTTTAACGTGGAAAGGCTCTCTATTGAATCGGACATGGGGAAAGAAGGTATTTCCCAGCATGTGACACTGCTTGTTAACCCCCAGCAGGCCGTTGAACTCACCCATGCCAAACGTTACGGCACCATTGATCTGACCCTGAACCCCTGGAACGGGGAGCAGGAAGAGACCAATCGCGTAAATAATAACCGCTAA
- a CDS encoding AAA family ATPase yields MSTESASKEQVQERIRVVTCGMDQTFLSQLRHFTDKSLNFIDIGSSFSTIKDLKEHLGRETAEIAFVHISEFTDLEEEQKALSETSLAKLLIVTDKLESFKAAPELMEPFTELVYERTPVRILTERMLTFESKKNLRLYTQVHPESHKKGQKKTVLVYSAKGGVGKTTVAINLALQLAKKEKKVLLVDFATFGNAAVSLNLPRRVRGMSEAIGILDQPAREDAELERYLSEAIYPLQFQGKKLDVLAAASPMKMTSLNLEKTDALLAAIQRLDYDTVILDTSSDLSEKNISLMSGATDLLFVSTTDIAASSSLLSTIELVDTLNRPLQNRHLVINHYNDSLGFPIAELESILSMDVSVVIPDKYEQIQGYTNRGVLLAEKPGLKLNRFYRQTANLIEPVFTDKELGKRKRLFSGKGRRRK; encoded by the coding sequence ATGAGTACAGAGTCAGCTTCAAAAGAACAGGTACAGGAGCGTATCAGGGTTGTCACCTGCGGAATGGATCAGACATTTTTATCCCAGCTCCGTCATTTCACAGATAAAAGCCTGAATTTTATTGATATAGGGTCTTCTTTTTCAACCATTAAGGATCTGAAGGAGCACCTGGGCCGGGAAACGGCTGAAATTGCCTTTGTTCATATTTCGGAGTTTACAGATCTGGAAGAAGAACAGAAAGCATTATCAGAAACATCCCTTGCAAAACTGCTGATCGTCACTGATAAACTGGAATCATTTAAAGCAGCACCGGAACTGATGGAACCTTTTACTGAGCTCGTTTATGAACGTACCCCTGTAAGGATTCTGACAGAGCGGATGCTCACATTTGAGTCAAAAAAGAATCTGAGACTCTATACACAGGTCCATCCTGAATCCCATAAAAAGGGTCAGAAGAAAACCGTTCTTGTATACTCCGCCAAAGGAGGGGTCGGAAAAACAACCGTTGCCATCAATCTGGCCCTTCAGCTCGCCAAAAAAGAGAAGAAGGTACTGCTCGTAGATTTTGCAACATTCGGAAATGCGGCGGTTTCCCTTAATCTTCCCCGTAGAGTGCGGGGGATGTCGGAGGCCATCGGTATTCTCGACCAGCCTGCCAGGGAGGACGCAGAACTGGAGCGGTATTTGAGCGAAGCGATTTACCCGCTTCAGTTTCAGGGGAAGAAGCTCGATGTTCTTGCAGCGGCTTCTCCCATGAAAATGACGAGTCTTAACCTGGAAAAGACAGATGCTCTTCTCGCGGCAATCCAGCGTCTCGATTACGATACGGTCATTCTGGATACCTCATCGGACCTTTCTGAAAAGAATATCTCCCTGATGAGCGGGGCAACAGACTTATTGTTTGTCAGTACGACCGATATTGCCGCGAGTTCATCACTGCTGTCCACGATCGAGCTCGTGGATACACTCAACCGGCCTTTGCAGAACCGTCACCTTGTGATTAATCATTACAATGATTCCCTTGGCTTTCCAATAGCGGAGCTGGAGTCGATCTTATCGATGGACGTATCGGTTGTCATCCCGGACAAGTACGAACAGATTCAGGGGTATACAAACCGGGGTGTGCTACTTGCGGAAAAACCGGGACTAAAACTGAACCGCTTCTACCGGCAGACTGCGAATCTGATTGAGCCGGTATTTACAGACAAGGAACTTGGAAAAAGGAAAAGGCTCTTTTCAGGAAAGGGGAGACGCCGTAAATGA